The segment TAAACacgaataagtgaaataagtgaatattcactaattttgagtgccaaccgaaccactttttgaaatgactggttcggtttgcacttggaattagtgaatattcacttatttcacttattcatgtttagaaagTACTTCCGCTTTGCGCTCAGGGTGTGCAAGATTTTGGAGACAAATTTTGATGACCATTGAGATTGTTTTCAATTTCActaggataatttataaaaatggaaCGTGTAATagaaaatgttaatttgtCCTCGGACAGGCAATTCTcgtgttatatatattaagtatgcaatatttcttaccgtgtaaaGTCACAAGGCTGCTTATATTATTAGTCATCGCATTATATTAATCTGCCGCTTGATCTGGATAATACTTGTTTGTTAATTTACATACTAatcttcattattattttttttaatatcctcGTGATTATTACTGTCatcctgatttaaaaaatagctgACGATTAATTGTTGTCATTCATATCGGGACAATGATTTTTTGACTTTGCACCCAcggtaataaaatatcaattttttaaaattaatttcccggtttaaattttattattctcgggataattttatataaaaatttcatagccTTGAATCTGAGAATCTGCCGAACTTCACAATTTGATGATCTCATTTCAATATCATATCACGAAAGTCATtagtcattaaattttatcgacccATTTTCAACCTCCCCAagcatataatatatataaaatttggtaGTTGATTAATGATATACTTACTGTCAAATTAATcggtattttaaattctaatatatacatatgagaatatgataaatatagaAATGGCGTGAGCGAATTAAGtcacttttaaaatttcttaaaaaattttattttgataaatttgttcgtaaaataaaatattatcaaattaatttgaatttatttaaactttgggaataataatgattagtatcattaataataaacaaatatataaatttttaaattaagtaaatgatgtcataataatattttgtggcgataattttaaaaaattgtgtgTGTTGGACAcgataaataagtaaaataaaataggttATCATTtaacgaaaataaaagttataagaCTAATCTTCTGTGACAAGACCccactattttttattatatgctAATATCAACCTTCACAgatgtaaaatatattcagtCCTCACCATATAAAAGAGATGATTTTCTCAGCTCGTTTATTCAGTGACTTGTAAGCTTTTGTGCTGATTTATATTTACACCACaaccaaaaatgaaaatatacgCTGTTATATTCGCTGTTTGCTTCGTTGGTGCTCTAGTAAGTATTGCAATTCATTTTACATCAGAGCAGTGATAAGAGTTCCATAAATTTCCTTATAAATTCAAACTATTGGCAAAATGGTTCCCATGATCACTAccaacctttttttttttttaaaacccgTTTTGCCCCTCTCCAGTTCCtctattcaaaaaattgtaagaaacCTTTCTTGTAGggctttaaattctctacaaaaaagtatcttataattttttcaaaaacttaatagttatatagttattttgaatttgaaattacaaaagttaaatatcaaatggaaattttgattttgaaatttttcggagGTTTTGAGATCTCGTGtcaacttaaaaaattgattaccacaaaaaaaatgacatatttttataaatacattcataattttattattaattttttgacaagtcATGACTCATATTTtatacaacttttttttttttttaattcaggcCGAGCTCACAGAAGAACAATTGGCTAAGCTCCGCGAACACAGAACAGCTTGTGTAACTGAAACTGGTGTCGATGAGGGTaacgtaaaattttaaaccacTTGAaatctgtttaaaaatattaaatagttaaattaaatatctataataatttatttatttttagccaACGTTGACACAGCTAAGAAAGGCGAATGGAAAATGGACGACCTTAAACTTCGGTGTTTCTTCGCTTGCATGATGAAGAAAATCAAAGTCgtgagtaataaatttaagaacaaataatttattaatcaagtgattaaaaaacgttatttttttttactgttattaGATGAATGAGGATGGAACACTGAACGAAGAGATGACTCGCAAGAGGATGGCCAACGATTTGCCAGCAGACAAAATCGACGGCGTCATGATGAAATGCAAAGACatgagtaaattatttttaaaatatattattacgATTTCTTTAATCAAggggttaaaattaaatatataatcgaTAATTCTTTTTTCAGAGGGCGCTGACACGTGCGAAACCgccatgatgatgatgaagtgTTACGCTGGAGAAAAAGCCTTCACTAAGATAACTGACAAAAGCGCttaactaattcattttttcttcatgtgaCTACAAAATTctatcaatgaaaaatttcaaatgtatatctttattttttatttattttataaatgttaaagaataataaattagcatatttttattctaaatttgatttgtttatttttctgttcattcattcattcgataaaaataaatttattcaaaagtttaGTAACTATAATTGACGTAGGGTAGAAATGGAAGATAAGAACTAgtcagaatattttttttttaattccacaAAAGGGTAAAATGGACATGGGTCAATTGAGTCCACGCAagatttctattaaaaattttttgttcatataaTTTAGCAAAGGACTCGTCTACTGACATTTGAattattgtcaaaaatttgattcagggcgcaaaaatttttttctcatacgtAAATCCCCGCCCTCCCCCACCTCCTTACATTTAGCGTCACCTCAGTGTTAATTTGATGTTGCTCATTTGGAAATAAAttggatataaatatatgatgttTGACTGacgtcattattattttagttctAACCCttctggaaatttttcggacttttctttgaaaaactctgaaaaagtctttagaactttagaactgagttttttagagaaaattccgaaaaatttccaccagggaatccatataaatatatatatatatatatgatgtatatatgtaaatatgatGAATATAGAAAAGGGATGGCAGCAacgagtaatttaaaaaactttctgaatgattttttgtttgaattttgaattattaattttaaaaaaacttaattcgATTTatttgagagaaaaaaaaacacaacagtttcttgataaatttatttacaaaatgaattattatcacattaatattaatttatttaaactctgaAAACAACGATAATAATTAGTATCATTactaataaacatatatgaaAACGTTTACGTAACAAAGTCAACGAGTGGAAAGCAAATAAATAGTGGAATAAACCGAGAcgagaaatgaaaaataaaactttaaataaaataaattatgtcattataatattttgttgcgataaattttaaaaaattgtatgcagTGGACAcgataaataagtaaataggTTATCAATCAacgaaagtaaaaattataagactaATCTTCTGTGACACGACCccactattttttattatatgctAATATCAACCTTCTCAGATGCACAATGCATTCAATTGTCACCATATAAAAGAGACGATTTTCTCAGATGCTTTATCCAGTAACTTGTAAACTTTCGTGCTGATTTGTATCTACACCATaaccaaaaatgaaaatatttgcaGTTATATTCGCTGTTTGCTTTGTTGGTGCTCTAGTAagtatttcatttcattttacatGAGAGCAGTGATAAGAGATCCCATAAATTTCCTTACAAATTCAAACTATTGGTAAAATGGTCCCTGTGATCACTACtcacctatttttttcgaaaaaccCTTTTTCCCCCTCTCCAGTTCCTTTATTCAAGAAATTGAAAGAGACCTTTCTTGTAGAACTTTAAatcctctacaaaaaaggtatttcataatttttccaaaaacttAATAgttatatagatattttggATTTAAAGTCACAAAAGTTAAATATTAGATAGAAATTTTGAGTTTGAAATTTCGCGGGAATTTTGGGATCTTGtgtcattttataaaattaattacagccaaaaaaaattggatattcttataaatacatatataattttataaatatttttttttacaagacacgaataagattttattttattgttttctttAAACTCAGGCCGAGCTCACTGAAGAACAATTGGCTAAGCTCCGCGAACACAGAACCGCTTGTGTGACTGAAACTGGTGTTGATGAAGGtaccgcaaaatttttagtcacTTGAAATCTGcctaaaaatgttaaataattaaactataaatatctacaattatttatttatttatagacaaAGTCTCCAAGGCCAAGGAGGGCGAGTGGATGATGGACGACCTTAAGCTTCGGTGTTTCTTCTCTTGCATGCTGAAGAAAATCAATGTCGTATGTAacaaatatttggaaaaataatttattattattagcaaGTAAAACATGAATTTGTTTTTACTGTCATTAGATGAATGAGGATGGAACACTGAACGAAGAGAAAACTCGCAAGAGGATGGCCAACGATTTGCCAGCAGACAAAATCGACGCTGTTATGATGAAATGCAAAGACATgagtaaattgttttttaaatacattcttacaatttttttttaccaaggtattaaaattaaatatttttttttcttttttcagaGGGGGCTGATGTGTGTGAGACCgccatgatgatgatgaagtgTTACGCTGAAGAAAAAGCCTTCACTAAGATAATGACTGAAAAGAgcacttaattaattacttttttcttcATGTGACTACACAATTTTCCCAATGAATTATGACTACTGTATACCTTATTTCTTatctattttataataaatgagtagatatttttgctttaaattttatttgtttatttaattgtttccttattcgatagaaaaaaattcactacaTTTAATTGAAGTAGGGAAGAAGTGGAGGGGGAGAACTgagcagatttttttttttaattttacaagatGGTTAAATGGACATTAGTCGATTTGGTCCACCCAAAAtttagattcaaaaattttcatttaaatgattttataaaatactcatACTGATACTGAATTATTACCCATGGGAaggaaggaaatttaattttagtaacAAATTTGATGTCAACACATGAGTCAATTATGTGCCTTtgaacccttattaaaagtggaacaattattgtaaataaaaaaataaaaaaagaaaatatagcTTTTTCTATTAGCTATCAAGTTCTTTTTACATAATAAGGATAGATATACCcgttacaaaattatttacgaaTAAAGCCGGAAAAGTAggatttttcgttatttttggaatttcaaATGTCCACCATTTCTAAACTAGTTGACCGATTTTGCTCATCTTCCAACTTCACCGCGATAATCgttcatagaataagtgtgacaCGTTTCATTGAGAtccgttaaaaattttggccGCTATCGTCGCAACAAGGCAtgttatgttatatatatatataaacttttgaaccaatggtatttttgaaacCTACGCgatgaattatgatagattgtggcaaaattctttgaaaattccaccatgaggacaaatgcaaaagacagatttttatgaaatctactaaaaaggACAATGCGTCATTTCCATTTAGAAATAGATGTCAACTATGATTGGACACGATAAAGTAGATAGGTTATCATctaacgaaaataaaaaattataagactaATCTTCTGTGACACGACCTTTATTATTTGCTCATATATTAACCTTCTcaaatgctcaatatattcaaTCGTAGGCATATAAAAGAGACGATTTTCTCAGCTTCTTTATCCAGTAACTTGTAAGTTCTCGTGCTGATTTATATTTACACGACAAccaaaaatgaatatattcgCTGTTATATTGGCTGTTTGCTGCGTTGGTGCTCTAGTAAGTATTGCATTTCATTTTACATCAGAGAAGTGATAAGAGATCCCATAAATTTCCTTACAAATTCAAACTATTGGCAAAATGGTCCCTGTGATCTCTActcacctttttttttttaaaacccattttgcccctctCCAGTTCCtctattcaaaaaattgtaagagacCTTTCTTGTAgagctttaaattttctacaaaaaaggtatcttataaatttttcaaaaacttaaTAGTTATAcagttattttgaatttaaaattactaaagttaaatattataaattttaagtttgaaattttgcGGGATTTTGGGATCTCGTGTCaccttataaaattaattaccgcaaaaaaattatatatttatgtaaatatatttataattttattaatgccTTTTTCGACAAGACACGAAtaagattttatttgatttttttttttaattcaggcCGAGCTCACTGAGGAACAGCAAGCTAAGCTCCACGAATTCAGAACAGCTTGTCTAACTGAAACTGGTGTTGATGAGGGTAACAAAATTCCTAATCACTTCAAATTTgccttaaataaattaattaaatatctataattatCCATTTATTTTTAGGAATAGTTGCCAAGGCCAATGAGGGCGAATGGTTGATGGACGACCTCAAACTTCGGTGTTTCTTCTCTTGCCtgctgaagaaaataaaagtcgtgagtaattaatattaagacaaataatttattaaaatcagcaagtaaaatatgaatttgtttttaatgttACTAGATGAATGAGGATGGAACATTTAACGAAGAGAAAGCTCGCAAGAGCATAACCAACGATTTGCCAGAAGACAAAATTGACGCTGTTATAACGAAATGCAAAGACatgagtaaattattttttaaataaattattccgatttattttacactgtaaaaaattcgcggagtgaatgcgaattaaatccggagtgaatgcggagtgaatgaatttttaattattcacttccctcggagtgaaattcactctgcaggggagttttcgccgagtgaataaatttttattaatttaatccctccggagtgacattcactccggaggggggttttaaaaatattattaataaaatataactccactatgtaaaatcgaaataaaaattcgcgtattacagtACTGATCAACCgatacgcacacacacccgaacacacacacgcacatattcgcacacatacgcacacacgcacgtacacattcgcacacacccgaacacacacacgcacacacttGAACATATTCGCACACACCC is part of the Microplitis mediator isolate UGA2020A chromosome 11, iyMicMedi2.1, whole genome shotgun sequence genome and harbors:
- the LOC130677992 gene encoding general odorant-binding protein 56d-like; this encodes MKIYAVIFAVCFVGALAELTEEQLAKLREHRTACVTETGVDEANVDTAKKGEWKMDDLKLRCFFACMMKKIKVMNEDGTLNEEMTRKRMANDLPADKIDGVMMKCKDMKGADTCETAMMMMKCYAGEKAFTKITDKSA